Below is a genomic region from Gemmatimonadota bacterium.
CAGGCGCGGCCCCCGCGCAGAGGAAGATTCCGTGAGCGGATTCGAAAACAACTCGGCGCAGGAACAGGTACGAGCAACCGTTGAGCGCTACAGTGCTGGGGATCGCTCTGCGACGCTGGCGATGTTGGCGCTCATCGGGGTCGCCAACGAGGAAGGCGTCGCGGTGTTTCACGACGTCGCCGTGCAGATGCGCACCGACTACATCTCGGCGTTGCGGGCTGAGGGGCGTGACGCAGACGCCGAGGCCGGACGACTCAGCCTCGACGAGGTGCGCGCGCATCTCGCGAACGTGGTCGTGCCGCGCTTAGTGAGTGCGGGCGCCTTGGAGACGATCCCTGGTGGGAGCGACGGCACCGGGCTCAAGCTGCGCCTCAGCGCCGATGCGTGGGCCGCTGTCCGTGGCGCGCGCAGCCAAGTCGCAGCCGTGTTGCGGCACACGGGCGAACATTCGACCATGCACCGGGTGTCGTCCGGTGAACGCGTCACCGGCTCCAGTGAGCTGCGCGCGGAGGGACTGGTCAAGACGTATCGGCGCCGCAACGTGGTAAACAATGTGGCACTCGACCTTCGCCAAGGAGAAATCGTTGGGCTGCTGGGCCCCAACGGCGCTGGCAAAACGACCACGTTCTACATGATCGTTGGGCTCATTCCGCCGGTGCAGGGGCGCATTCTGTTCGACGGCCAAGACATTACGAACATGCCGATGTATCAGCGCGCACGGCGTGGTATTGGCTATCTCTCGCAGGAACCGTCGGTGTTTCGCAAGCTCTCGGTGGAAGAGAACATCCTCGCGATTCTCGAGACGCTGCCGATCAGCCGCGCGGAACGCGAGGCGCGTCTGGAAGGATTGCTCGACGAGCTGAACATCAAGCACTTACGCACCAGCAAGGCCTACGCGCTTTCGGGCGGCGAACGTCGCCGGCTTGAGATCACGCGTGCGCTGGTGACGCAGCCCAAGTTCATGATGCTCGATGAGCCGTTTGCCGGGGTAGACCCGATTGCGGTGCACGACATCCAGCAGATTGTCGCGAGCCTCAAGCATCGCGGCATCGGCGTGCTGATCTCTGACCATAACGTCGAACAGACGCTCGACATTGTCGATCGGGCGTACATCATGTTTGACGGTCAGGTGAAGGTGTCTGGTACGGTTCGTGAGTTGGTGTTTGATGACACCGTGGCGGACATCTACCTCGGGCCCACGCTCACCGCGCGCCTGCGAAGTCGATTCAAAGAAGCACCCGTCTCGGACCCCACGGGATGAGGACGGGCCTTAACCAGTCCGTTCGCCTTGGGCAGGAGCTCAAGATCAATCCTCGCCTCTATCAGGCGATGGATATGCTCTACATGCCCCTGCTCGATCTCCAACAGCACCTCAAGCAGGAGTTGCTCGTCAACCCGTTCCTCGAACTGAGCGAGGACGAGGAGGAGGAGCTCTCCGAAGAGCAATCAATTGAGGCGACGCAGGAAGAGGACGAAGACCGGGAGTCGGCCGACGCTGACGAGCGGGACGAGCGCGATGAACGGGACGAGCACGATCCGTCCGACGACATAGGCGATTCCGGCGAGCTGGAACTGAACTCGCTCGGGGAAGAGTCGCTCATCGAAGAGCCGGTAGACCCGCGCGCCGAGGACGAGACCGACTGGGAGAACATTCTCCTCGACGGTTTCGATTCGCCCGGCGGCATGCATGAACAACAGGAACAGCAGGAGCATTTCGAGGCGGTTCCGGTTTCAAGCACCAATTTGGAGGAGCATCTCCGCGAGCAGATTCGGATGCTCAACCTGAATCCACGGCAGCTCCTGCTGGCGGACGAGTTTATTGGCAACATCGGTGATGACGGATATCTGTCGGCGTCCATTGAGCAGATTCTCATGAGCATTAACCAGACCATCGAGCGCGCCGCCGAAGCCGTGGATCGTGATATCGATGATCTGCCGTATTACACGTTTCCCGAGGCGGAGGAGATGCTCGAGATTGTTCAGCATCTCGACCCCCCGGGCGTCGGCGCCCGCGATCTGCGCGAGTGCCTCCTGCTTCAGCTGCGCGAGAGGGGACAGGCGGGCTCGATGGCCGACCGGCTGGTCCGAGACTTCTTCGAGGAGCTTATAGCCCACCGCTGGAGTGACGTCGCCAAGCGGACGGGGGTTTCTCCCCTAGAGGTGCAGCACGCCGCCGACGAAATCGCCAAGCTGAGCCCCAAGCCTGGCCTCTCGGTGACGAGCGGGCAAGAGAATTACGTGATGCCGGATTTGATCGTCGAGAAAGTGGACGGCGCCTATTTGGTGTTCACCAACGACGGCAATCTGCCGCGCCTCAAGCTGAGTCGCGTGTATCAGGACATTGCGCGTGACAAAAAGAAGTTTGACGCAGAGAACAAAGAGTTCATCACCAACAAGCTCAATGCGGCGCAGTGGCTCATTCAGGCCATTGAGCAACGCCGGCAGACGATGCTCAAGGTGATGCATTTCATTGTGGACCGGCAACGGGAGTTCTTTGAGAAAGGCGTGCAGTACCTGAAGCCGCTCACGCTGCGTGAAGTGGCCGATGTCATTGGGATGCACGAATCCACGGTCAGCCGCGTCACGAACGAGAAATACGCGCAAACGCCGCGCGGGGTGCTGCCGCTCAAGTTCTTCTTTTCGAGCGGTCTTGCCACGACCGATGGCGAAGACGTGTCCGCTCGTGGCATCAAGGCGACCATCGAAAAGTTGGTGACGGACGAGGACCCCAAATCGCCACTCACCGATCAGGCGATTGTCGAGATCCTCGAAAAGGACGGCATTCAGATTGCCCGCCGCACGGTGGCCAAGTATCGCGACCAACTCGGCGTTCTTTCGGCCCGGATGCGTAAGCGTGTCTGATTCTATCTCTCACGACGAGACCCAGCGAGTGACCCCTTCACGCGAAGCCGTCGATGTCTCCGTGCTCGTGCCCGCAAAGGACGAGGCCGAGAATCTCCCGCTCTTTCTCCAGCTGTGCGACGAGACGTTCCGCAGCCGAGCGGAACGCTATGAAGTGATCGTCATTGACGACGGATCATCCGACGGGACCGCCGCGGTGATGGCCGACATGCAAGCGCGCTATCCGTGGGTGCGCACGGTGCGTCACCGCACTCAGCGGGGCATTGCCGACGCGCTCCGCAGCGGATTTCTTGCGGCGCGCTCAGATATTCTCGTCTTCTATCCCGCCGACCTCCAGTTCAAGCCCGAAGACATTCCTCGCCTCGTCGCGCCGATTCTGGCTGGCGAAAGCGATATGGTCACCGGCTATAAGCAGGGACAGTACAACAAGGCGTTCGTGTCTAAGATCTACAACGGGCTGTCGCGCGCGCTGTTCAAGGTGCCCGTGCGCGACCTGAACAACGTGAAAGCGTACCGGCGCGCCGTGATGGATGATCAACCGGTGCGCCCGGATTGGCATCGCTACATGATTGTGCTCGCGGTAGCCCGCGGGTACACGGTCACGGAGATCCCCGTGCCACTCTATGCGCGGCACGCGGGGAAGTCTAAGTTCGGCTGGTCGCGCATACCGGTGGGCGTGCTCGACATGCTGGCCGTCTGGTTTGAGCTCCGGTTCGGCCAGAAGCCGCTCCTCGCCTTTGGCATGCTCGGCGCCGGGCTGTTTGCTATTGGCTTGGCAAGCGGGCTGTTTGCGCTTGGCGTGCTGCTCGTCAAGGGACAGGGCGTTCGCGCCGTCTGGACCGTGATCCAAACGTGCTTGCTCCTCGGCTCCATCTTTTTTGCCACCGGTTTGCTCGGCGAGCAGATTGCCGTGTTGCGCGCGGAACAGCGCGAGATGCGCAGGCGGCTCGACGAATCGCGAACACCCCGCGCCAGCGACGGCTAACCGTGACTCCGACCCGCGTCCTGTTCGTTTCGCATTCGTACCCGCGCGCCGACGGCGACATCGCGGGTTCGTTTGTGCATCGACTGGCCGTCTCGCTGACGGCACGCGGCGATATCGTACGCGTGCTCGCGCCCGCTACGGCGGGCCTCGAGCCAACGTCGGTGCTCGATGGCATCCGCGTGGACCGATACGGGTATGCGCCCGCCGCGTGGCAGACGCTGGCGTATGAAGGCAATATGGCGCAGCAGGTGAATGGATCGTGGCGCGGGAAAGCCGCATTCGGTGGACTGTTGTTGGGTGGCGCGTTGGCGGTGCGGCGAACGGTGGCGTCATGGCGTCCAGATATTGTACATGCGCACTGGTGGCTTCCCGGCGCGCTCCAGTCGGCATGGAGCATCGGTCGCACGCCACTCATGACCACGCTGCACGGATCCGATATTCGGCTCGCCATTGGAGTCCCTCGCGCGCACGGTGCGTTTCGCGCGGTGATGCGACGGTCCCAGCGCGTCACGGCGGTCAGCCGGTGGCTCCGCGACGAAGCGCTCGCCATGGCGCCGGGCACGAACATCGACGTGGAACCGATGCCGGTGGACATCACCCTCTTTACTCCGAGCACTGGATCAAAGGAGAACAAACTGTTGTTCGTGGGTCGACTCAACGCGCAGAAAGGAGCCGGCCTACTGCTGGAGGCCCTCGCGGCGAGCGGCAGCAACTGTGCGCTCGATGTCATTGGAGAGGGTGACGATCGCGCCGCCCTTGCAGCTCGCGCAGCAACGTTGGGCTTGGCGTCTCGCGTCACCTTTCATGGCGCGTTGGCCCAATCGCAAGTCGTACCGTTTTATCAGCGAGCCCGCGCGGTGGTCGTGCCCAGCCAGCAAGAGGGGCTGGGGCTGGTGGCTGTGGAATCGCAGCTCTGCGAAACGCCCGTCATTGCCTTTCGCTCAGGGGGACTCACGGACGTCGTCATCGACGGCGATACGGGGTATCTCGTGCCGAGCGGAGACGTCCGGGCCATGAGTCTCGCGATCGACGCCGTTGACACGAATCCGAGTAACGCGCTCGCGCGCGGTCGGGTGGGACGCGCGCGCATGTTGCTCGAGTTCAATCCTGCGTCCGTAGCCGAGAACTATCACCGTCTTTATCAGGACGCATTGCGTGCGACGCCGTAAGACGTTCTTTCAACGCCTCTCCATTCTGCTCGCCGTGGTGGCCATCGTCTTCTATGGCAATACGGTCTCGAGTCAGTGGACGGAGGTGCGCGCCACGTCCGCACGGCTGCACATCGACGGGCTGATGCTAGCGGCCAGCGGAGTCATTGTGCTGGTGAGCTACGCGGTGCTCATCGAGACCTGGCGTCGCACCGTCACCGCGTGGGGCGAGCAGCTCAGTTGGAAGGAAGCGGCACGCATTTGGTTTGTGTCGAATCTCGGCAAATATCTTCCGGGCAAGGTCTGGCAGATTGGTGCCATGGGAGCACTCGCGCAGGAGGCGGGCGTCTCACCCGTGGCGGCAATTGGGTCGTCGCTCGTCGTGAACCTCGTGAACATTGTCGCCGCGTGCCTCGTGGTGGCGTTCGCGAGTGCTCGAGCCGTGACGTTTGCCGGTGCGTGGTTTGTGCCATTGGTCGCACTCGCCTCCGTAGCGGCGCTTGCCACACCGTGGTTGCTCCCGCTCTTGGTGCGGGTCGCCGCCCGTCTCACGCGCCGCGACCTGCCCGCGCCGCGCGTGCCGCCCAGTGCGATTCTTGTGGCACTCGCTGGGTGCACGGTAGGGTGGGTGCTGTATGGCGTGGCCTTCCGGACTCTCGCCATCGCGCTGTTTGGGGTGGCCGCTGGCACCAGTGCCTCCTACGTCGCAGTTTTCACATTCTCGTATTTGATCGGCTATCTCTACCTGTTTTCACCCGGCGGACTTGGCGCTCGCGAATACGTGCTCACGGGGGCGCTCGCGGCGCTCTCGCTCGAAAGCGGGGCCTCCGCCACGCTGCTGGTACTGACCTCCCGTCTCTGGCTCACCGTTCTCGAGGCACTGCCGGGACTGACCTTGCTCGCTCTTGGCCGCGCACGACCGCACCACACTCCAAAACCTGACCATGGCACGCACGCCTGACCATCCTGCGACCTCCGCCGCACCCGAGGCGCCTCGTTTTGCTACGGCGTGGGCTGCGCTCGTGTATGCGCTCTGCGCGTTCTCGCTCGCCTGGCCGGCCCTCGCGGGCAAGTTCCTCGCGAATCCGCTGAGCGATCAATACAAAGCGGGCTATGCGTTCCGCGAGTTCGCCGCGGCGTATATGAAATCGCACGGCACCTTTCCGCAGTGGAACCCGTATCTCTTTGGCGGCATGCCGTTCGTGGCGGCCATGCACGGCGACATTTTTTATCCGACGTTCCTGCTGCGACTCGTGATGCCGGTGGATGTCGCGATGACGTGGGGAATGATTCTCCACTTCTTTCTCTGCGGACTCGCCACGTACTGGTTCCTGCGGCAGGCGCCGCGGCTGTCGTTCCACGCGTCGCTTGTCGGTGGCGTGGCGTATATGATGGCGGGGTTTGTCTCATCGCTCCCCTCAGCTGGACACGACGGTAAACTATTTGTGTCGGCGCTCCTCCCGCTCACGCTCTTGGTGATTACGTGGGGCGTTCGCGACGGTAAGCGGTTCGCGTGGGGGTTTCTGGCGCTCGTCGTTGGCCTTGGCGTGCTCTCGCCGCACCCGCAACTGTTGCAGTATCTGCTGCTTGCCTCGGGCGCCTGGGCGCTGATGCTCGCGTTCGGTGGCGTCGATAAAGAAAAACTCGCGAGCAACGTGGCCATACAGCGCCTTGCCCTCGCCTTCGGCGCGGTCGTCGTTGGTGCCGCGATCGGCGCCATTCAGTATTTGCCGGTCAGCGAGTATGTGGCGTGGTCACCACGCTCCACGGCGCGCGGCTACGATTTTGCCACGAGCTATTCATTCCCTATTGAAGAGCTCATCAACACCTGGCTGCCGCAGTTCTCCGGTATTCTGCAGAACTACTGGGGCCGCAACGGCATTCATTTCCATAGTGAGTACATCGGCGTTGCCGTCATCATTCTCGCGAGCGCCGCATTTGGGGCGGGGAACCCCCTCGCGCGCCGCCGCTTTCTCTGGTTCTGGACTGGCACCGCCGTCGTCTCGCTGTTCTGGGCCTTCGGTGGCAACACGCCGTTCTTCCAGATCATCTACAACATTGTTCCTGGCACCAAGTTCTTCCGCGCGCCGAGCACCATTTTCTACCTCACCACGTTCTCTGTGGCGGTGATGGCTGCGATTGGCACCGAACGGATTCTGCAGGGCAAAACGAGCGCCCGCTTCGCCTATGGATGGCTCGCGGCCGCAGTAGCGATCACCTTGCTCGCCGTGGCTGGCGGGCTTACCGGAATCGGCGCGACGATTGTGAGCGGTTCCGGCTTTCCGCAGTTCGGTCCGGTCACGGCCATGGCCGAGCGCGTGGAAGCCAATGCCGACGCGGTGCGCTCCGGTGCATTCCGGGCACTCTTCTTTGCCGCACTCGCCTGCGGCGCACTGCTCCTCTTGCTGCGACGCACCATTGCGCCTCGCGTCGCGGGATGGTTGCTCGTGGCGCTTTGCGCGATTGACCTCTGGAGCATTGAGCGGCTCTACTGGCAGTTCAATGAGCCCGCGTGGAAGATCTACAGCACCGACGCCACCACCGAATATCTCAAGCGTCTCACGCAGCCAGCGCGCACCATCGCCATTGGGTTCCCCAACCTGCCGATGTCGCCCTCCGACCCATTCCTCAAGTACGACGCCCTCATGGGGCATCGCGTGCGCATCTCGGCGGTGGGCTACCACGGCAACGAGCTCGGCCGCTATCAGCAGCTCAATGGCGAAGAGCGCGGCTACGACCAGATTGGTAACCCAAGTTTCTGGGCGCTCACCAATACTGATTACATCCTCGTCAATACCGACACGCTCCCCATTGCCGGCGCCACTCGGGTGATTGGCCCCGTGATGAACGCCGCCGGCACCAACGTCACGTTGTTCAAACTCCCGGGCGAACATCCGTTCGCGTGGGTGGCACCGGTGATTACTAAATACGGTGACAATGCCGTGATCGAGGCCGCGCGCGCTACGAATTTTCCGGTGCGCAGCATCGCCATTTTCGACACCACATCCAAGGTGTCCGCCGAAACGGTAAGCAAGCTGCCGGAACCGCTGGCGATCACGACCCACGTGACCGCCTACGAGGCCGGTCACATCGCGCTGACGCTGAGCGCGCCAGCACCCAAGGGCTCGGCGCTCGTCGTTTCCGAAAACTTTTATCCTGGCTGGAAGGTGAAGGTAGACGGCAAACCCGCCACCGCCGAACGCGCGGATTTGGTGTTGATTGGCGTGGCGCTCCCGGAAGGCGCGAAGCAGGTGGAACTCACCTTTGACAGTGACGTGTACCAGCGCGGCAAATCGATCACCGTGGTGGCGCTCTTGATCGCGCTGCTCGCAATGGGCGGCGGCGCGGTACTCGACCGCCGAGCGATGGTGGGAGGAGCGGCCTAATGTCAGAGAAAGCGTTAGTGATTGTTCCGACGTACAACGAAAAAGAAAACATCGCCAAGATCATTGGCGTGGTGCTGGTGCAGGACCCTCGCATTGACGTGCTGGTGGTGGACGACAACTCGCCCGACGGCACCGGCGACATTGTGGCCGCCCTTGGCGCTTCGGACCCCCGGGTGCACTTGCTCCGCCGCGCCGGCAAAATGGGGCTCGGCACCGCGTACCGCGACGGCTTTGGCTGGGCGCTCAAGAACCCCGAGTACGAGTACATCTTTGAGATGGACGCCGACTTCTCGCACGACCCGGCGCACCTTCCCAAGTTCCTTGAGGCCGCCCAGGGGGCGGACTTTGTACTCGGGAGCCGCTATCTGGACGGAAACGTTACGGTGGTGGACTGGCCCATGAAGCGATTGCTGCTGAGCTACTTCGCCAACGTGTATGCCCGTTGGGTGACCGGCCTCAAGCTTTGGGACGCCACCGGTGGCTACAAATGCTTTCACCGGCGGGTGCTGGAGGCCATCGACCTCTCGGACGTGCGGTCCAACGGCTACGCCTTTCAAATTGAGATGAGCTTCCGGGCTATCCGCAAAGGATTCAAGCCAAAGGAAATCGCCATCACCTTTACCGACCGCACACACGGCACGAGCAAGATGAGCAAGAACATCGTGCGCGAGGCCATCTGGATGGTGTGGCGGCTCCGGTGGTGGGCGATCATAGGCCGGGTATGAGGAGCGTCGTGACCGACACGGACCGGGTACCATGACCCAGACCAACATCCCAGCGGCGGGCCGCCGATTTTGGAAGATGAGCGGGTCGGGGAACGACTTTGTGTTCTTTGACGCGAGGTCGGAGCCAGCCGGTGCGCTGGCCGAACCAGGGGCGATTGGCCGTATGTGCGCCCGGGCCACCGGCATAGGTGCTGATGGAGTTGTGTTCCTTCAACCTGATGCCACAGAAGCATTTAGGATACGTTACTTCAACCGAGATGGGAGCCTTGGCGAGCTCTGCGGCAACGCCTCGCTCTGTACCACGCGGCTCGCGCGGGAGCTCGGGATTGTGCAGGCCGAGAGCTTCCGCTTTGCCACGGACGCTGGCGCTATCAGCGCTCGGTTTGTGGGATCGGAGCCTGAAATCGACCTGCAGCCCGTCTCAGAGCTCAGGTTGGAGGCCGGGATTGAGCTTGCCTCGGGCGAAAAAAGGATGGGATTCGCCAATACCGGCGTGCCGCATCTCGTTGTGCTGGTTGGCGATACATCGTCTGTAGACGTAGTCGGCCGCGGTCAGCCGCTCCGATGGCACCCGAGCCTCGCAGCCGGGGCCAATGTCAACTTTGTAGCTGCTAACCCCGGTGGTCCGTGGAAGATGCGGACCTACGAACGAGGTGTTGAGGGCGAGACGCTGGCTTGCGGAACTGGGGCTGTGGCGACCGCCGTTCTGCTACGCGCCTGGCGGCTGAGTGGGGCAGAGACCGCCCTCGAAACTAGATCAGGTCGGGTGCTGACGGTCACGTTGCGGGACGCTGACGGCGCCATCAAGCCGTCACTGCGCGGCGAAGGGCGGATCGTGTTCACCGGAGCGCTCGGCGAGAGCTAGCTCCACCAGCCGCCATTGGGCCCGCTGAGCCGTCCAAGAGGGTCCAGCCAAGGGAAGGTAGCCTAACTGCTTATGGTTGAAGGGAGTTATGAACTCACTTTCCCACATGAATCCTGTAGTTTAGTTTACATAATACATATTATACGTAGTTCAAGGGACTGGCAAAAGAAAGGGGCGGTCCGGCGAATAGCTGGACCGCCCCCACTTTGTAGCGCCAGCTCGGCGCCAGTTGTCGAGCTATTCGCCCTACTTACTTGGCAGCAACGGCCGTCAGCTCACCCACTCGCACCTTGGCTTCGGCCATCACCGGCGAGTCCGGGTTGCTTGCAATCGACTGCCAGATCTTGAGAGCGTCGTCCTTCTTGCCAGCAGCCATCAGCGTCCGAGCGGCGTCGGCCAGGTACAGATCCTTGTCGGCTGGGAACGCGGCCCGATCGGCGGCGGCGCGGTAATGCTTGGCGGCCTCGTCGAGCTTGTTGTTGTCGGCATAGCCGGCGCCCATCAGCGCTTCAATCGACGCCTGGAAGCTCGAGGCCCCCGACGCGCCCTGAGCGGCCTGGAGCACCTTGAGCCCTTCGTCGAACTTGCCAGCTTTGTAGTAGGTCTGCGCCAACAGCATCGACCCCTGAACACCGGCGGCCGTGCTGCCGTAACCCTGCACCAGCTTCTGCAGGTCGGTCTGCGCCAGCGCCATGTTCCCGCCGTAGAACGAGTTCTCGGCTTGGTTCAACGCGATCTCCGCGCGGGCCTGCTTCTTCTGGTTGGACTGATCCACGAGCACGTAGATCACGCCAAGGGCCGCCAGCGCAATCACGCCAATGGTGATTTCACGGCTGCGAGCACGAATCGTGTCCATCAACGAGTCGGCGTCCAAATCCATCGGCGGCAGCGCCGCATCTCCGGTCTTCGTCATTTCTGTGCGCAAAAAGGAGGTGATGCCGCCGGGAATCCCGGCGCCGTCGCGGGCCTGATGGCCTGCTCCGGTGGAACCTGAGAAAGCTAATGCCCCTCTGCCTGTGGCGGGAGCCGTCCGCAAGGATTCGGCGCTAGTCTGCGATAGCCGGCTCCAGCCGGCGCCGACAGGCGCCAACAGGCGCCAACAGGCTCGCCCCGCCCAGCCCGAGGCCACGCCCTGCAGGGGCTGGCCCCATCCTCCTCGGCGACGCCCCTACCGGGCGTGCTGATACATCAGCGCCAACAGCTCGTCGTGCATCGCCTCGGCCTGCGCGGGGGTTCCCTTCATCGCGGCCGTGGCGCAGTGCCGCAGATGGTGCCGCATCAGCTCCTTGCCCACACCGCGGAGCGCCTCGTGCACGGCCGATACCTGCGTCAGCACATCGGCACAGTAGCGGTCCTCCTCCACCATCTTCTGCAGGCCGCGCACCTGCCCCTCGATTTTGCTGAGCCGAGCGAGGGTGCGGGTTTTGGAGTCTCGTGCGACGGTGCGAGGCTTGGAGTCTCGGACAGCGGCGCGCTTCATCGAGCACCTCCATGCGGCGCAAAGCGCCTGAGCCTCAGACTATTCGTGACCACACTCACACTGCTCAAGGCCATCGCGGCGCTGGCCAGCACCGGACTCAGCACCACGCCGAAGGCGGGATACAACACCCCCGCCGCAACAGGAATGCCGACCATGTTATAGATGAAAGCCCAGAACAAGTTCTGGCGCATCGTGCGCATCGTCGCGCGGGAGAGTGCAATGGCATCCGCGGCAGCGCGAAGATCGCCGCGCATCAGAGTGAGATCGCTCGCTTCAATGGCAATGTCGGAACCACTGCCAATAGCAATCCCGACATCGGCCTGCGCGAGCGCCGGGGCGTCGTTGATGCCGTCCCCTACCATCGCGACCACCTTTCCCTGCGCTTGCAGTTCGCGAATCACATCGCGCTTGCCGCCGGGGAGCACTCCGGCGCGCACGGTGGGAATCCCTGCTTCGCGTGCGATGGCATTCGCGGCATTCGCGGAATCGCCTGTGAGCATCACCACATCAAAGCCCATCGCGACAAAGCGGCGCACTGCTTCTGGTGACGTGGGCTTGATGGGATCAGCCACCGCGAGCAATCCGGCGAGCGCGCCATCGACCCCTACATACACGACGGTGCGCGCGGCAGCGGCGAGTAACTCAGCCTCTGTGGCGAGCGGTGCAATGTTGATGGCCCAGTCGCGCATCAGGCCTTCGTTGCCAATGGCTACCGCGCGGCCATTCACCACGCCAATCGCGCCTTGACCGCCGACGGCTTCAAACGACGATGCGGTGAGCGCCGTTGCACTCGCGCTGTGCTGTGCATGCGCCACGATCGCTGCCGCAAGCGGATGTTCGGATTGCCGCTCCAGTGCCGCTGCGAACGCCAGCATCGTATCGGCATCGACTTTGGCGTTCGGCGCGAGGCGTACATCGGTCACCACCGGTTTACCCTGCGTGACGGTACCGGTTTTATCGAGCACAATCGTCGTGATCTGATCGGCGCGTTCGAGCACTGCCCCGCCCTTTACCAGCACGCCGAACTCGGCGCCGCGCCCCGTTGCTACCATCACGGCGGTAGGTACCGCGAGCCCCATGGCGCAAGGACAGGCAATAATCAGCACGGCGACCGCCGCGGCAATGGCGCGCACAAGTCCGCCGCCGCCTAGTGCGATGTACCAGGTAATGAAGGTGGCAATGGCAATGGAAAGCACGACGGGCACAAACACACTGCTGATTTTGTCGGCAATACGTTGAATGGGCGCGCGTGTGCCTTGGGCGTCCTGCATCATGCGCACGATGCGCGCGAGGGTGCTGTCGGCGCCGAGTGTGGTGGCGGTGAGTTCAAAGGCACCCGTGCCGTTGATGGTGCCGCCGGTGACGTGGTCGCCTGCGCTCTTGGACACCGGCATGGACTCGCCGGTGAGCATCGATTCGTCGACGGCACTGGTGCCGCTGGCCACGTCGCCGTCTACGGGGATGCGTTCACCCGGGCGCACGACGATGCGATCGTCGCGCACCACCTGCTCCACCGGGATGTCGTGATCACCGTCGGCGCGGCGTACGCGTGCGGTTTTGGGTTGGAGATCGAGCAAGCGTCGCACGGCACCAGCGGTCTGCCCCTTCGCGCGCGCTTCGAGCGCGTTGCCCACGAGGATGAGCGCAATGATAATAACAACGGCTTCGTAGTAGAGATCGGGCGCGACGCCATTCGCGGTAAAGAGCGAGGGGCGTACGGTGGCGGCCAATGAATAGAGATAGGCCGCGCCGGTACCCACGGAAATGAGCGTGTTCATATCCGCGGAGTGGTGGCGGAAGGCCATCCAGGCGCGGGTGTAGAAGTGGCGGCCCGCCCAAGCCATCACGGCGGTGGTGATGGCGAGCAAGAGCCAAGGCAGCCACGCATAGATCATGGTGGCGTGCATCGGGATGGCCATCATGGCGGCGCCAACGGCGAGACTCGCACCACCTTTGGTGAGGTACTCGTGATATTCGGCGCGGCGGGTGGCGTCTTGACGTTCTTGCTCGTCGGCGACGGATTCGCCGACGACGGGGAGTTCGGCGCCGTAGCCGGTGGTGCGCACGCGTTCCACGAGCACGTTCGGTTGAACGGCCTTGGGGTCAAAGGAGACGGTGGCCGTATTGGTCATCAAGTTGACGACGGCGCTTTTGACCCCCGGCTCTTCTTCGAGCGCCCGTTGCACGCGGCCCACGCAGGCGGCGCAGTGCATGCCGGTAACGGCGAGGTTGAGCGTATGGTCGGTAGGCGCGGCGGCGGGGCGCGGAGCGGCAGGAGGAGCCGGAGGCGTGGCGGGCGGGTTGCCCATCACGGGAAGCATGGCGCGAGCCATGGCTACTTCTCTCCGTCGCGCTTGCCGCGCTTCATGGTGCGGAAGAAGTGCCAGTTGAGCCAGGCGATGGCGCCTACGCCGGCGATGAGCACCAGCCACTTGTCGTACGTCATGGTCGAGCCTCCGTTGTCTACTCGAAGGCTAGTACCCCCGGG
It encodes:
- the lptB gene encoding LPS export ABC transporter ATP-binding protein, which gives rise to MHRVSSGERVTGSSELRAEGLVKTYRRRNVVNNVALDLRQGEIVGLLGPNGAGKTTTFYMIVGLIPPVQGRILFDGQDITNMPMYQRARRGIGYLSQEPSVFRKLSVEENILAILETLPISRAEREARLEGLLDELNIKHLRTSKAYALSGGERRRLEITRALVTQPKFMMLDEPFAGVDPIAVHDIQQIVASLKHRGIGVLISDHNVEQTLDIVDRAYIMFDGQVKVSGTVRELVFDDTVADIYLGPTLTARLRSRFKEAPVSDPTG
- the rpoN gene encoding RNA polymerase factor sigma-54, translated to MRTGLNQSVRLGQELKINPRLYQAMDMLYMPLLDLQQHLKQELLVNPFLELSEDEEEELSEEQSIEATQEEDEDRESADADERDERDERDEHDPSDDIGDSGELELNSLGEESLIEEPVDPRAEDETDWENILLDGFDSPGGMHEQQEQQEHFEAVPVSSTNLEEHLREQIRMLNLNPRQLLLADEFIGNIGDDGYLSASIEQILMSINQTIERAAEAVDRDIDDLPYYTFPEAEEMLEIVQHLDPPGVGARDLRECLLLQLRERGQAGSMADRLVRDFFEELIAHRWSDVAKRTGVSPLEVQHAADEIAKLSPKPGLSVTSGQENYVMPDLIVEKVDGAYLVFTNDGNLPRLKLSRVYQDIARDKKKFDAENKEFITNKLNAAQWLIQAIEQRRQTMLKVMHFIVDRQREFFEKGVQYLKPLTLREVADVIGMHESTVSRVTNEKYAQTPRGVLPLKFFFSSGLATTDGEDVSARGIKATIEKLVTDEDPKSPLTDQAIVEILEKDGIQIARRTVAKYRDQLGVLSARMRKRV
- a CDS encoding glycosyltransferase family 2 protein, producing the protein MTPSREAVDVSVLVPAKDEAENLPLFLQLCDETFRSRAERYEVIVIDDGSSDGTAAVMADMQARYPWVRTVRHRTQRGIADALRSGFLAARSDILVFYPADLQFKPEDIPRLVAPILAGESDMVTGYKQGQYNKAFVSKIYNGLSRALFKVPVRDLNNVKAYRRAVMDDQPVRPDWHRYMIVLAVARGYTVTEIPVPLYARHAGKSKFGWSRIPVGVLDMLAVWFELRFGQKPLLAFGMLGAGLFAIGLASGLFALGVLLVKGQGVRAVWTVIQTCLLLGSIFFATGLLGEQIAVLRAEQREMRRRLDESRTPRASDG
- a CDS encoding glycosyltransferase family 4 protein, whose translation is MTPTRVLFVSHSYPRADGDIAGSFVHRLAVSLTARGDIVRVLAPATAGLEPTSVLDGIRVDRYGYAPAAWQTLAYEGNMAQQVNGSWRGKAAFGGLLLGGALAVRRTVASWRPDIVHAHWWLPGALQSAWSIGRTPLMTTLHGSDIRLAIGVPRAHGAFRAVMRRSQRVTAVSRWLRDEALAMAPGTNIDVEPMPVDITLFTPSTGSKENKLLFVGRLNAQKGAGLLLEALAASGSNCALDVIGEGDDRAALAARAATLGLASRVTFHGALAQSQVVPFYQRARAVVVPSQQEGLGLVAVESQLCETPVIAFRSGGLTDVVIDGDTGYLVPSGDVRAMSLAIDAVDTNPSNALARGRVGRARMLLEFNPASVAENYHRLYQDALRATP
- a CDS encoding lysylphosphatidylglycerol synthase domain-containing protein — translated: MRRRKTFFQRLSILLAVVAIVFYGNTVSSQWTEVRATSARLHIDGLMLAASGVIVLVSYAVLIETWRRTVTAWGEQLSWKEAARIWFVSNLGKYLPGKVWQIGAMGALAQEAGVSPVAAIGSSLVVNLVNIVAACLVVAFASARAVTFAGAWFVPLVALASVAALATPWLLPLLVRVAARLTRRDLPAPRVPPSAILVALAGCTVGWVLYGVAFRTLAIALFGVAAGTSASYVAVFTFSYLIGYLYLFSPGGLGAREYVLTGALAALSLESGASATLLVLTSRLWLTVLEALPGLTLLALGRARPHHTPKPDHGTHA